Within the Candidatus Cloacimonadota bacterium genome, the region ATCCGAGGTGGGAGGAAAGAATTGCAATTTTACTTGAAACACCTCCCCGGTATAGATGCCAAAGCCACTGTCAAAGTAGGTTTTGGAATCAAAATCCACCTCGTGTTGGGGTCTATCGCCAAGCTTGATGTTGTCCATCCGATTGAGGGCAAAAACGATCACCTGATCTATCTTTTTATAGTATCCGGCCAGGTAGAAATTGTGGTTGAAATACTTGATTGCCAGAGGCGAGACTTCCTTGTGGCTGTGCCGCTGGTTCTGCACGCTATAATAATCAAAAGAGATAATCTTGTAATTCAATATCGCTTTCAGTATCAGGCTTAGTTTCTCAGGCATTGAGTCCGAATCTGATAGAGTTCCGGTGCTGTCACTGATCAACGCTTTTTGGACATCACGGTAGAATTTCAGGATGGATTTATCCAGCTTGGTTTCGATCTTGGTCAGAATGCCTTTGATGCTATCGGCAGTAACCAAACCCGATTCCTCCCAAAGCTTGCTTGCCAGTGAGAGGCTGAGGATATCCTCGTAATTCAGCGTGTAATCAGGAAGGCGATAACCCTCTGTGAAATAGTAGAAAACCTGATTGCCCCTGTCCATGTCCTGATCTTCGTAAATGGGAAATCCGCAAGAGG harbors:
- a CDS encoding WYL domain-containing protein; the encoded protein is MLHLINQHRLSGISKGELATHFGVSKKTIARDITNLSSCGFPIYEDQDMDRGNQVFYYFTEGYRLPDYTLNYEDILSLSLASKLWEESGLVTADSIKGILTKIETKLDKSILKFYRDVQKALISDSTGTLSDSDSMPEKLSLILKAILNYKIISFDYYSVQNQRHSHKEVSPLAIKYFNHNFYLAGYYKKIDQVIVFALNRMDNIKLGDRPQHEVDFDSKTYFDSGFGIYTGEVFQVKLQFFPPTSD